In the genome of Pseudomonas sp. P5_109, one region contains:
- the prpC gene encoding 2-methylcitrate synthase encodes MAEAKVLSGAGLRGQVAGQTALSTVGQSGAGLTYRGYDVRELAADAQFEEVAYLLLYGELPSKAQLNAYITKLSKLRDLPQALKEVLERIPADAHPMDVMRTGCSFLGNLEPENDFSEQHDKTDRLLAAFPAIMTYWYRFSHEGKRIDCVSDEQSIGGHFLHLLHGKKPSELHVKVMNVSLILYAEHEFNASTFTARVCASTLSDLYSCITAAIGSLRGPLHGGANEAAMEMIERFSSPEDAIKGTLGMLERKDKIMGFGHAIYKDNDPRNEVIKGWSKKLADEVGDKVLFPVSEAIDKTMWEQKKLFPNADFYHASAYHFMGIPTKLFTPIFVCSRLTGWAAHVYEQRANNRIIRPSAEYTGVEQRKFVPIEQR; translated from the coding sequence ATGGCCGAAGCAAAAGTACTCAGTGGCGCCGGGCTCCGTGGCCAGGTTGCCGGGCAAACCGCACTGTCCACCGTGGGCCAGTCGGGTGCCGGTCTGACCTATCGTGGTTATGACGTTCGTGAACTGGCGGCTGACGCACAGTTTGAAGAAGTCGCTTACCTGCTGCTGTACGGCGAACTGCCGAGCAAAGCGCAACTGAACGCCTACATCACCAAGCTGAGCAAGCTGCGTGACCTGCCGCAAGCGCTGAAAGAAGTGCTGGAACGCATCCCCGCCGACGCCCACCCGATGGACGTGATGCGCACTGGCTGCTCGTTCCTGGGTAACCTGGAGCCGGAGAACGATTTCTCCGAGCAACACGACAAGACCGACCGCCTGCTGGCGGCATTCCCGGCGATCATGACCTACTGGTATCGCTTCAGCCACGAAGGCAAGCGCATCGATTGCGTGAGCGACGAGCAGTCCATCGGCGGCCACTTCCTGCACCTGCTGCACGGCAAGAAACCGAGCGAGCTGCACGTCAAGGTGATGAACGTTTCGCTGATCCTCTACGCAGAGCACGAGTTCAACGCATCGACCTTCACCGCACGTGTCTGTGCGTCGACCCTGTCCGACCTGTATTCGTGCATCACTGCGGCCATCGGCTCGCTGCGCGGCCCGCTGCACGGCGGCGCCAACGAAGCGGCGATGGAAATGATCGAGCGTTTCTCTTCGCCGGAAGACGCGATCAAGGGCACCCTCGGCATGCTCGAGCGCAAGGACAAGATCATGGGCTTCGGCCACGCGATCTATAAGGACAACGATCCGCGCAATGAAGTGATCAAGGGCTGGTCGAAAAAACTCGCTGACGAAGTGGGCGACAAGGTGTTGTTCCCAGTGTCCGAAGCCATCGACAAGACCATGTGGGAACAGAAGAAACTGTTCCCGAACGCCGACTTCTACCATGCCTCGGCGTACCACTTCATGGGCATTCCGACCAAGTTGTTCACACCGATTTTCGTTTGCTCGCGCCTGACCGGCTGGGCTGCACACGTGTACGAGCAGCGCGCCAACAACCGCATCATCCGTCCAAGCGCCGAGTACACCGGCGTTGAACAGCGCAAGTTCGTACCAATCGAACAACGCTGA
- the acnD gene encoding Fe/S-dependent 2-methylisocitrate dehydratase AcnD, with protein sequence MNTQFRKPLPGSHLDYFDVRAAVEAIQPGAYDTLPYTSRVLAENLVRRCDPATLTESLKQFIERKRDLDFPWFPARVVCHDILGQTALVDLAGLRDAIALQGGDPAQVNPVVPTQLIVDHSLAVERGGFDPQAFEKNRAIEDRRNEDRFHFINWTKKAFKNVDVIPPGNGIMHQINLEKMSPVIQVRDGVAFPDTCVGTDSHTPHVDALGVIAIGVGGLEAESVMLGRASWMRLPESVGVELTGKLQPGITATDMVLALTEFLRKQKVVGAWLEFFGEGASRLTLGDRATISNMAPEYGATAAMFYIDQQTIDYLKLTGREDEQVQLVENYAKQVGLWADSLKGAQYERGLTFDLSSVVRNMAGPSNPHARVAVSDLAAKGISGQWDDVPGQMPDGAVIIAAITSCTNTSNPRNVIAAGLLARNANKLGLTRKPWVKSSLAPGSKTVALYLDEAGLTDELDKLGFGVVAFACTTCNGMSGALDPVIQQEIIDRDLYATAVLSGNRNFDGRIHPYAKQAFLASPPLVVAYAIAGTIRFDIEKDVLGVVDGKEIRLKDIWPSDEEIDAVVKASVKPEQFRQVYIPMFAIHEDTGPKVAPLYEWREMSTYIRRPPYWEGALAGARPLKGMRPLAVLPDNITTDHLSPSNAIMMDSAAGEYLAKMGLPEEDFNSYATHRGDHLTAQRATFANPKLFNEMVQENGKVKQGSLARVEPEGKVMRMWEAIETYMDRKQPLIIIAGADYGQGSSRDWAAKGVRLAGVEAIAAEGFERIHRTNLVGMGVLPLEFKAGTNRHTLAIDGSETYDVIGERTPRAELTLVIHRKNGERVDVPVTCRLDTAEEVSIYEAGGVLQRFAQDFLEESAVAV encoded by the coding sequence ATGAACACACAATTCCGTAAACCGCTGCCCGGCAGCCACCTGGATTACTTCGATGTCCGCGCAGCGGTCGAGGCGATCCAGCCTGGCGCCTACGACACCCTGCCGTACACCTCCCGTGTGCTGGCGGAAAACCTTGTGCGTCGCTGCGACCCGGCCACGCTCACCGAATCCCTCAAGCAATTCATCGAACGCAAGCGCGACCTCGATTTCCCGTGGTTCCCGGCCCGCGTGGTGTGCCACGACATTCTTGGCCAGACCGCGCTGGTCGACCTCGCCGGCCTGCGTGACGCCATCGCCCTGCAAGGCGGTGACCCTGCGCAAGTCAACCCGGTGGTGCCGACGCAGTTGATCGTCGACCACTCCCTGGCTGTCGAGCGTGGTGGCTTCGATCCGCAGGCGTTCGAAAAGAACCGCGCCATCGAAGACCGTCGCAACGAAGATCGCTTCCACTTCATCAACTGGACCAAGAAGGCGTTCAAGAACGTTGACGTGATCCCGCCGGGCAACGGCATCATGCACCAGATCAACCTGGAGAAAATGTCTCCGGTGATCCAGGTGCGTGACGGCGTGGCGTTCCCCGACACTTGCGTCGGCACCGACAGCCACACTCCGCACGTCGATGCACTGGGCGTGATCGCCATCGGTGTCGGTGGCCTTGAAGCCGAAAGCGTGATGCTCGGCCGCGCATCGTGGATGCGTCTGCCGGAAAGCGTTGGCGTCGAACTGACTGGCAAGTTGCAACCGGGCATCACCGCCACCGACATGGTGCTGGCGCTGACCGAGTTCCTGCGCAAGCAAAAAGTGGTTGGCGCATGGCTGGAGTTCTTCGGCGAAGGCGCATCAAGGCTGACCCTCGGCGACCGCGCGACCATTTCCAACATGGCTCCGGAATACGGCGCCACCGCGGCAATGTTCTACATCGACCAGCAGACCATCGACTACCTCAAGCTCACCGGCCGTGAAGACGAGCAGGTGCAGTTGGTCGAGAACTACGCCAAGCAGGTCGGCCTGTGGGCTGACAGCCTTAAAGGCGCGCAATACGAGCGCGGCCTGACCTTCGACCTGTCCTCGGTCGTGCGCAACATGGCCGGCCCGAGCAACCCGCACGCCCGTGTAGCGGTTTCCGATCTGGCAGCCAAAGGCATTTCCGGCCAATGGGACGATGTGCCGGGCCAAATGCCGGATGGCGCGGTGATCATTGCCGCCATCACCAGCTGCACCAACACCAGCAACCCGCGCAACGTGATCGCCGCCGGCCTGCTGGCGCGCAACGCCAACAAGCTCGGCCTGACCCGCAAGCCATGGGTCAAGTCGTCCCTGGCACCAGGTTCGAAAACCGTGGCGCTGTACCTCGATGAAGCCGGCTTGACCGATGAGCTGGACAAGCTCGGTTTCGGCGTCGTCGCCTTCGCCTGCACCACCTGCAACGGCATGTCCGGCGCACTGGACCCGGTGATCCAGCAAGAGATCATCGACCGCGACCTGTACGCCACTGCGGTGTTGTCCGGCAACCGTAACTTCGACGGCCGGATTCACCCGTACGCCAAGCAGGCCTTCCTCGCATCGCCGCCACTGGTGGTCGCTTACGCCATCGCCGGCACCATCCGTTTCGACATCGAAAAAGACGTGCTGGGCGTGGTCGATGGCAAGGAAATCCGCCTGAAGGACATCTGGCCGAGCGACGAAGAAATCGACGCCGTGGTGAAAGCTTCGGTGAAGCCTGAGCAATTCCGTCAGGTCTACATCCCGATGTTCGCCATCCACGAAGACACCGGTCCGAAAGTCGCGCCGCTGTACGAGTGGCGCGAAATGAGCACCTACATCCGCCGTCCGCCGTACTGGGAAGGTGCGTTGGCCGGAGCACGTCCGCTCAAGGGTATGCGTCCGCTCGCCGTGCTGCCGGACAACATCACCACCGATCACCTGTCGCCGTCCAACGCGATCATGATGGACAGCGCCGCTGGCGAATACCTGGCGAAAATGGGCCTGCCGGAAGAGGACTTCAACTCTTACGCGACGCACCGTGGTGACCACCTGACCGCGCAGCGCGCGACCTTCGCCAACCCGAAACTGTTCAACGAAATGGTTCAGGAAAACGGCAAGGTCAAGCAGGGTTCGCTGGCCCGTGTCGAGCCGGAAGGCAAAGTGATGCGCATGTGGGAAGCGATCGAGACCTACATGGATCGCAAGCAGCCGCTGATCATCATCGCAGGTGCCGATTACGGTCAGGGTTCGTCCCGCGACTGGGCGGCCAAGGGCGTGCGCCTGGCGGGTGTGGAAGCGATTGCCGCCGAAGGTTTCGAGCGCATTCACCGCACCAACCTGGTGGGCATGGGCGTGTTGCCGCTGGAATTCAAAGCGGGCACCAACCGCCATACCCTGGCCATCGACGGCAGCGAAACCTACGACGTGATTGGCGAGCGCACCCCGCGTGCCGAGCTGACACTGGTGATCCATCGCAAGAACGGCGAACGCGTCGATGTGCCGGTGACCTGCCGCCTCGACACCGCCGAAGAAGTGTCGATCTACGAGGCCGGCGGCGTGTTGCAACGCTTCGCCCAGGACTTCCTCGAAGAATCGGCGGTCGCCGTCTAA
- the prpF gene encoding 2-methylaconitate cis-trans isomerase PrpF — protein sequence MAHAAQIKIPATYMRGGTSKGVFFSLKDLPEAAQVPGPARDALLLRVIGSPDPYDKQIDGMGGATSSTSKTVILSKSIKADHDVDYLFGQVSIDKPFVDWSGNCGNLSAAVGSFAVSNGLVDASRIPHNGVAVVRVWQANIGKTIIAHVPITNGEVQETGDFELDGVTFPAAEVQIEFLDPAAEEEGGGGSMFPTGNLVDDLEVPGVGTFKATMINAGIPTIFINAEDIGYKGTELQGAINGDPKALQMFETIRAYGALRMGLIANVDEAAKRQHTPKVAFVAKPADYVSSSGKAVAAGDVDLLVRALSMGKLHHAMMGTAAVAIGTAAAITGTLVNLAAGGTERNAVRFGHPSGTLRVGAEASQVNGEWTVNKAIMSRSARVLMEGFVRVPGDSF from the coding sequence ATGGCTCACGCAGCTCAGATCAAGATTCCCGCGACCTACATGCGCGGCGGCACCAGTAAAGGTGTGTTTTTCAGCCTGAAGGATTTGCCTGAAGCCGCACAGGTCCCAGGCCCGGCCCGCGACGCGTTGCTGCTGCGCGTGATCGGCAGCCCCGATCCGTATGACAAGCAAATCGACGGCATGGGCGGCGCGACCTCCAGCACCAGCAAAACCGTGATCCTGTCGAAAAGCATCAAGGCCGATCACGACGTTGATTACCTGTTCGGTCAAGTCTCCATCGACAAGCCATTCGTGGACTGGAGCGGCAACTGCGGCAACCTGTCGGCGGCCGTCGGTTCGTTCGCGGTCAGCAACGGTCTGGTCGACGCCAGCCGCATCCCGCACAACGGCGTGGCCGTGGTTCGCGTGTGGCAGGCCAATATCGGCAAGACCATCATCGCCCACGTGCCGATCACCAATGGTGAAGTGCAGGAGACCGGTGATTTCGAACTCGACGGCGTGACCTTCCCGGCCGCAGAGGTGCAGATCGAGTTTCTCGATCCGGCGGCGGAAGAAGAGGGTGGCGGCGGTTCGATGTTCCCTACCGGAAACCTGGTGGATGACCTGGAAGTACCCGGCGTCGGGACCTTCAAGGCGACCATGATCAACGCTGGCATCCCGACAATTTTTATCAATGCCGAAGACATTGGCTACAAGGGCACCGAGTTACAGGGCGCGATCAACGGCGACCCGAAAGCCTTGCAGATGTTCGAAACCATTCGTGCTTATGGCGCACTGCGCATGGGCCTGATTGCCAACGTCGACGAAGCGGCCAAGCGCCAACACACGCCGAAAGTCGCCTTCGTGGCCAAGCCGGCGGACTACGTTTCGTCCAGCGGCAAAGCCGTTGCGGCAGGCGATGTCGACCTGCTGGTGCGTGCGCTGTCCATGGGCAAGCTGCACCACGCGATGATGGGCACGGCGGCAGTCGCAATCGGCACGGCGGCAGCGATCACCGGCACTCTGGTTAACCTCGCAGCGGGTGGCACCGAACGCAACGCAGTGCGCTTCGGCCACCCGTCCGGCACCTTGCGCGTCGGCGCCGAGGCCAGCCAGGTCAACGGCGAATGGACCGTGAACAAGGCGATCATGAGTCGCAGTGCGCGGGTGTTGATGGAAGGGTTTGTGCGGGTGCCGGGGGATTCGTTCTGA
- a CDS encoding pyruvate, water dikinase regulatory protein, translating into MKRSAFFISDGTGITAETLGQSLLAQFENITFSKVTRPYIDNVDKARAMVQQINKAAETDGFRPIIFDTIVNQDIREILATSNGFMIDIFSTFLAPLEQELTEHSSYTVGKSHSIGANTNYMERIEAVNFALDNDDGARTHYYDKADLILVGVSRCGKTPTCLYMAMQFGIRAANYPLTEDDMERLQLPPALRAHQHKLFGLTIDPDRLTAIRNERKPNSRYSSYAQCEFEVREVENLFRRENIPNINSTHFSVEEISAKILVEKGVERRFK; encoded by the coding sequence ATGAAACGATCTGCTTTCTTTATCTCCGATGGTACCGGCATTACCGCCGAAACCCTGGGTCAAAGCCTTCTGGCGCAGTTCGAAAACATTACCTTCAGCAAAGTCACGCGGCCGTACATCGACAACGTGGACAAAGCGCGGGCCATGGTACAACAAATCAACAAAGCCGCCGAAACCGACGGCTTCCGTCCGATTATCTTCGACACCATCGTCAATCAGGACATTCGTGAGATTCTCGCTACCTCGAATGGTTTCATGATCGACATTTTCTCGACGTTCCTGGCACCGCTTGAACAGGAACTGACCGAGCATTCTTCCTACACCGTGGGCAAATCCCATTCCATCGGTGCCAATACCAATTACATGGAGCGTATCGAGGCCGTTAACTTCGCCCTCGACAACGACGACGGTGCCCGCACGCACTATTACGACAAGGCCGACCTGATACTAGTGGGCGTGTCGCGATGTGGTAAGACGCCGACGTGCCTGTACATGGCGATGCAATTCGGTATCCGCGCAGCCAACTACCCGCTGACCGAAGACGACATGGAGCGTCTGCAACTGCCGCCCGCCCTGCGCGCCCACCAGCACAAACTGTTCGGCCTGACCATCGACCCGGACCGCCTCACCGCGATCCGCAACGAGCGCAAGCCCAACAGCCGCTATTCGAGCTACGCCCAGTGCGAGTTCGAAGTGCGCGAGGTGGAGAACCTGTTCCGCCGCGAAAACATTCCGAACATCAATTCCACGCATTTCTCCGTGGAAGAAATCTCCGCGAAGATACTCGTGGAGAAAGGTGTGGAGCGGCGTTTCAAATAG
- the ppsA gene encoding phosphoenolpyruvate synthase, whose translation MVEYVVSLDKLGKDDVEHVGGKNASLGEMISNLAGAGVSVPGGFATTAQAYRDFLELSGLNQQIHDALDALDVDDVNALAKTGAQIRQWIMEAEFPEKLNAEIRTAFAALSAGNPDVAVAVRSSATAEDLPDASFAGQQETFLNIRGVENVIRAAKEVFASLFNDRAISYRVHQGFDHKLVALSAGVQRMVRSETGTAGVMFTLDTESGFRDVVFITGAYGLGETVVQGAVNPDEFYVHKGTLAAGRPAILRRNLGSKAIKMIYGDEAKAGRSVKTVDVDKAERARFCLTDAEVSELAKQAMIIEKHYKCPMDIEWAKDGDDGKLYIVQARPETVKSRTQANVMERYLLKETGTVLVEGRAIGQRIGAGKVRIIKDVSEMDKVQPGDVLVSDMTDPDWEPVMKRASAIVTNRGGRTCHAAIIARELGIPAVVGCGNATQLLKDGQGVTVSCAEGDTGFIFEGELGFDIKKNSVDAMPDLPFKIMMNVGNPDRAFDFAQLPNAGVGLARLEFIINRMIGVHPKALLNYDGLPLEIKESVDKRIAGYDDPVGFYVEKLVEGISTLAAAFWPKKVIVRLSDFKSNEYANLIGGKLYEPEEENPMLGFRGASRYISESFRDCFELECRALKRVRNEMGLTNVEIMVPFVRTLGEASQVVDLLAENGLARGQNGLRVIMMCELPSNAILAEEFLEFFDGFSIGSNDLTQLTLGLDRDSGIIAHLFDERNPAVKKLLANAIAACNKAGKYIGICGQGPSDHPDLAKWLMEQGIESVSLNPDSVLETWFFLAEGQASA comes from the coding sequence TTGGTAGAGTACGTAGTTTCCCTCGACAAGCTCGGCAAAGACGACGTTGAGCACGTGGGGGGCAAGAACGCATCCCTGGGCGAGATGATCAGCAACCTTGCAGGTGCCGGTGTATCGGTGCCCGGTGGCTTCGCCACGACCGCTCAGGCGTATCGTGATTTCCTGGAACTGAGCGGCCTGAATCAGCAGATTCACGACGCGCTCGATGCTCTCGACGTCGATGACGTGAATGCCCTGGCCAAGACCGGTGCCCAGATCCGTCAGTGGATCATGGAAGCCGAGTTCCCTGAAAAATTGAATGCCGAAATCCGTACCGCGTTCGCCGCGCTGTCCGCCGGCAACCCTGACGTGGCCGTGGCCGTGCGTTCTTCCGCCACCGCCGAAGACTTGCCGGACGCTTCCTTCGCCGGCCAGCAGGAAACCTTCCTGAACATCCGTGGTGTCGAAAACGTCATTCGCGCGGCCAAAGAGGTGTTCGCCTCTCTGTTCAACGACCGCGCCATTTCCTATCGCGTGCACCAGGGCTTCGACCACAAGTTGGTTGCCCTGTCCGCTGGCGTGCAGCGCATGGTCCGTTCGGAAACCGGCACTGCCGGCGTGATGTTCACCCTCGATACCGAATCGGGTTTCCGTGACGTGGTGTTCATCACCGGCGCCTACGGCCTGGGTGAAACCGTCGTACAAGGCGCGGTGAACCCGGATGAGTTCTACGTCCACAAAGGCACGCTGGCCGCCGGTCGGCCTGCGATCCTGCGCCGCAACCTGGGCAGCAAGGCCATCAAGATGATCTACGGCGACGAGGCCAAGGCCGGTCGTTCGGTCAAGACCGTCGATGTGGACAAGGCTGAGCGCGCACGTTTCTGCCTGACCGACGCTGAAGTCAGCGAGCTGGCCAAGCAGGCGATGATCATCGAGAAGCACTACAAGTGCCCGATGGACATCGAGTGGGCCAAGGACGGTGACGACGGCAAGCTGTACATCGTTCAGGCCCGTCCGGAAACCGTGAAGAGCCGCACCCAGGCCAACGTCATGGAACGTTACCTGTTGAAAGAGACCGGCACCGTGCTGGTGGAAGGTCGCGCTATCGGCCAGCGCATCGGCGCCGGCAAGGTGCGCATCATCAAGGACGTGTCCGAGATGGACAAGGTCCAGCCAGGCGACGTACTGGTTTCCGACATGACCGACCCGGACTGGGAACCGGTCATGAAACGCGCCAGCGCCATCGTCACCAACCGTGGCGGCCGTACCTGCCACGCGGCGATCATCGCCCGTGAACTGGGTATTCCAGCGGTAGTAGGTTGCGGCAACGCCACCCAGCTGTTGAAAGACGGCCAGGGCGTGACCGTTTCCTGCGCTGAAGGCGACACCGGTTTCATCTTCGAAGGCGAACTGGGCTTCGATATCAAGAAAAACTCCGTCGACGCCATGCCGGACCTGCCGTTCAAGATCATGATGAACGTCGGCAACCCGGACCGCGCCTTTGACTTCGCGCAACTGCCGAACGCCGGTGTGGGCCTGGCCCGCCTGGAGTTCATCATCAACCGCATGATCGGCGTGCACCCTAAGGCACTGCTGAACTACGACGGCTTGCCGCTGGAAATCAAGGAAAGCGTCGACAAGCGCATTGCCGGTTACGACGATCCTGTCGGTTTCTACGTCGAGAAACTCGTCGAAGGCATCAGCACCCTGGCTGCAGCGTTCTGGCCGAAAAAGGTCATCGTGCGTCTGTCGGACTTCAAGTCCAACGAATACGCCAACCTGATCGGCGGCAAGCTCTACGAGCCGGAAGAAGAAAACCCGATGCTGGGCTTCCGCGGTGCGTCGCGCTACATCAGCGAATCGTTCCGTGATTGCTTCGAACTCGAATGCCGCGCCCTCAAGCGTGTGCGCAACGAGATGGGCCTGACCAACGTTGAAATCATGGTGCCGTTCGTCCGTACCCTGGGCGAAGCGAGCCAGGTGGTCGACCTGCTGGCAGAAAACGGCCTGGCCCGTGGCCAGAACGGCCTGCGCGTGATCATGATGTGCGAACTGCCGTCCAACGCCATCCTGGCGGAAGAATTCCTGGAATTCTTCGACGGTTTCTCCATCGGCTCCAACGACCTGACTCAGCTGACCCTGGGCCTGGACCGTGACTCCGGGATCATCGCGCACCTGTTCGATGAGCGTAATCCGGCGGTCAAGAAGCTGCTGGCCAACGCCATTGCCGCCTGCAACAAGGCCGGCAAATACATCGGCATCTGCGGCCAGGGTCCTTCGGACCACCCGGACCTGGCCAAATGGCTGATGGAACAGGGTATCGAAAGTGTTTCGTTGAACCCGGACTCCGTACTGGAAACCTGGTTCTTCCTGGCAGAAGGTCAAGCTTCGGCCTGA
- a CDS encoding alpha/beta fold hydrolase → MQSSSNLFPVALISAERRGDLSEDVYRLKPGNSPDFTVELAVTRLGMADESSSRGVPVILLHGSFSNRRFWFSPKGLGLGAYLARLGFDVWIPEMRGHGLSQRNHDYRKNRVADYARYDLPAIGAFVREQSGQVPHWIGHSLGGITLAAALGGEYIGEPVVASAAFFGTQVSRTYWPLKIPPVEWGGRFILKRFAQLSGSRLKRGPEDEPIGLALESMRWFGLFGRFGDADKNWWAGLAEVKLPVLAVSAAGDHQDPAWACRKLFEQFGSEHKQFINLGREQGFGDNFGHVEMLVSKPAQAEVWPLVTRWLADQQASLLGDQRDLAAAV, encoded by the coding sequence ATGCAAAGCAGCAGCAACCTATTTCCTGTCGCCCTGATCAGCGCCGAACGGCGCGGCGATCTGAGCGAAGATGTGTATCGTTTGAAACCCGGCAACAGCCCCGACTTCACCGTCGAGTTGGCGGTGACGCGTCTCGGCATGGCCGATGAGTCGTCTTCCCGTGGCGTGCCGGTGATCCTGCTGCACGGCAGCTTCTCCAATCGCCGGTTCTGGTTTTCTCCCAAGGGCTTGGGGTTGGGCGCTTATCTGGCCCGCCTGGGGTTCGATGTCTGGATTCCGGAAATGCGCGGTCACGGCTTGTCCCAGCGTAACCACGACTACCGCAAGAACCGCGTGGCCGACTACGCTCGCTATGACCTGCCGGCCATTGGCGCGTTCGTGCGTGAGCAGAGCGGGCAGGTTCCGCACTGGATCGGTCACTCGCTGGGCGGTATTACATTGGCGGCGGCGCTGGGTGGCGAGTACATCGGTGAGCCGGTGGTGGCCTCGGCGGCGTTTTTCGGTACCCAGGTCAGTCGCACCTACTGGCCTTTGAAGATTCCGCCGGTGGAGTGGGGCGGTCGCTTCATTCTCAAGCGGTTTGCCCAGTTGTCCGGCTCAAGGCTCAAGCGCGGCCCGGAGGACGAGCCAATCGGCCTGGCCCTGGAAAGCATGCGCTGGTTCGGTCTGTTCGGGCGATTTGGCGATGCCGATAAAAACTGGTGGGCCGGTTTGGCCGAGGTCAAGTTGCCGGTGCTTGCCGTGAGCGCGGCGGGTGATCATCAGGATCCTGCGTGGGCGTGCCGCAAACTGTTCGAGCAGTTCGGTTCCGAGCACAAGCAATTCATCAATCTGGGGCGCGAGCAGGGCTTCGGCGACAATTTCGGTCACGTTGAAATGCTCGTCAGCAAGCCTGCCCAGGCCGAAGTCTGGCCGCTGGTGACCCGCTGGCTGGCGGATCAACAGGCATCACTGTTGGGCGATCAACGGGATTTGGCCGCGGCGGTTTGA
- the rraA gene encoding ribonuclease E activity regulator RraA: MHYLTPDLCDAYPELVQVLEPMFSNFGGRDSFGGEIVTIKCFEDNSLVKEQVELKGDGKVLVVDGGGSLRRALLGDMLAEKAAKNGWEGLVIYGCIRDVDVIAQTDLGVQALASHPMKTDKRGIGDLNVAVTFAGVTFHPGHYIYADNNGVIISPSPLKMPE, translated from the coding sequence ATCCATTACCTCACGCCTGACCTGTGCGATGCCTATCCGGAACTGGTGCAGGTGCTGGAACCGATGTTCAGCAATTTCGGCGGCCGTGATTCCTTCGGTGGCGAAATCGTGACCATCAAGTGCTTCGAAGACAACTCGCTGGTCAAGGAGCAAGTCGAGCTCAAGGGCGATGGCAAGGTTCTGGTGGTCGATGGCGGTGGTTCCCTGCGCCGCGCGCTGCTGGGTGACATGCTCGCCGAGAAAGCGGCCAAAAATGGCTGGGAAGGCCTGGTGATCTACGGTTGCATCCGTGACGTCGACGTCATCGCGCAAACCGACCTGGGGGTTCAGGCGCTGGCCAGCCACCCGATGAAAACCGACAAGCGCGGTATCGGCGATCTCAACGTTGCCGTGACCTTCGCTGGCGTGACCTTCCATCCGGGTCATTACATCTATGCGGACAACAACGGCGTGATCATCTCGCCAAGCCCGCTGAAAATGCCTGAATAA
- a CDS encoding zinc transporter ZntB: MFEEENAQWGLVHALVLDGRGGARSIARTELDDLQLQAHESLWLHWDRSHPQTHTWLRKSSGLSEFSCDLLLEENTRPRLLQLSDSELLLFLRGVNLNPGAEPEDMVSVRIFGSAQRVISLRLRPLRATEELLVQLADGKGPKTASELILCMAQYLTNKVQDLVSCLSEVVDEEEEKLDADERYTPEHGSVLQIRRRAAALKRFLAPQRDIFGQLTRIKLPWFVEDDGDYWNELNNSLTRYLEELELTRERVGLVLEAEDRRLSVRMNRTMYRFGIITGIFLPMSFLTGLLGINVGGIPFSASPYGFLIACLMMVSVALGQWWLFRRLRWV, encoded by the coding sequence ATGTTCGAGGAAGAAAACGCGCAATGGGGGCTGGTGCATGCCCTGGTGCTTGACGGTAGAGGCGGCGCGCGTTCGATTGCCCGGACTGAACTTGACGACTTGCAACTGCAGGCCCATGAAAGCCTGTGGTTGCACTGGGATCGCAGTCATCCGCAAACCCACACCTGGTTACGCAAATCCAGCGGTCTGAGCGAATTCAGCTGTGACCTCCTGCTCGAAGAAAACACCCGTCCGCGGCTTTTACAGCTTTCGGACAGCGAACTGCTGCTATTTTTGCGTGGGGTAAACCTTAATCCGGGTGCCGAGCCTGAGGACATGGTGTCGGTACGGATCTTCGGTTCCGCACAGCGTGTCATTTCCCTGCGTTTGCGTCCGTTGCGCGCCACTGAAGAACTGCTGGTGCAACTGGCCGATGGCAAAGGGCCGAAAACCGCCTCCGAACTCATTCTTTGCATGGCGCAGTACCTCACCAACAAGGTGCAGGATCTGGTCAGCTGTCTCTCGGAAGTGGTCGATGAGGAAGAAGAAAAGCTGGATGCCGACGAACGGTATACTCCTGAGCACGGATCGGTTTTGCAGATTCGTCGCCGGGCGGCTGCGTTGAAGCGCTTTCTTGCTCCGCAGCGGGACATTTTCGGGCAGCTGACGCGGATCAAGTTGCCCTGGTTCGTCGAGGACGATGGGGATTACTGGAACGAATTGAACAACAGCCTGACCCGTTATCTCGAAGAGCTGGAATTGACCCGGGAGCGGGTGGGGCTGGTCCTGGAAGCTGAAGACCGTCGCTTGAGCGTGCGCATGAATCGCACGATGTATCGCTTCGGGATCATCACCGGGATATTTTTGCCGATGAGTTTTCTGACCGGGCTTTTGGGGATAAACGTCGGTGGAATTCCGTTCTCTGCCAGCCCTTATGGCTTTCTGATCGCCTGCCTGATGATGGTCTCGGTGGCGCTGGGGCAGTGGTGGTTGTTCCGACGTTTGCGCTGGGTCTGA
- a CDS encoding CrfX protein translates to MHDPFEQSLRDMLNASPSTRDDDACLGRVLKTANRQVGAGDLFSLLGRWLPALMIALNNGSAHVAPVSRLRKSAARTADKAD, encoded by the coding sequence ATGCACGATCCGTTTGAACAGTCTTTACGCGATATGCTCAATGCCTCGCCGTCCACCCGGGACGACGATGCGTGCCTGGGGCGTGTACTGAAAACCGCCAACCGCCAGGTCGGCGCAGGTGATTTGTTCAGCCTGCTGGGGCGTTGGTTGCCCGCACTGATGATTGCCCTTAATAACGGATCGGCCCATGTCGCGCCGGTATCCCGTCTTCGTAAATCCGCTGCCCGCACTGCTGATAAGGCTGATTGA